A single window of Luteipulveratus halotolerans DNA harbors:
- a CDS encoding O-succinylhomoserine sulfhydrylase: MSGADGLRPDTLAVRGGLARSGFEETSEALYLTSGFVYDSAEDAEAAFTGEVDRFVYSRYGNPTVAVLEERLRLLEGAEACYATASGMSAVFTALAALLGKGDRVVASRGLFGSCFVILDEILPRWGVETVFVDGADLEQWRAALAEPTTAVFFETPSNPMQELVDMDAVCELAHAAGAQVVVDNVFGTPVFSRPLEHGADIVVYSATKHIDGQGRVLGGAILGPKDYIEGPVQNLIRHTGPSMSAFNAWVLVKGLETMRLRVEHQASSALRLAQALADHPRVAKVWYPFLESHPQYELARKQMSGGGTVVTFELAGGKQEAFTVMNALGVIDISNNLGDAKSMITHPATTTHRRMGEEARRAVGITDGVLRVSVGLEDAEDLALDLLAALDQLG; encoded by the coding sequence ATGAGCGGCGCCGACGGGCTGCGGCCCGACACGCTCGCCGTCCGCGGTGGTCTCGCCCGCAGCGGATTCGAGGAGACCTCCGAGGCGCTCTACCTGACCTCGGGCTTCGTCTACGACAGCGCTGAGGACGCCGAGGCGGCGTTCACCGGTGAGGTCGACCGGTTCGTCTACAGCCGCTACGGCAACCCGACGGTCGCGGTCCTGGAGGAGCGGCTGCGGCTGCTCGAGGGGGCCGAGGCGTGCTACGCCACCGCGTCCGGGATGTCCGCGGTCTTCACCGCGCTCGCGGCTCTGCTCGGAAAGGGCGACCGGGTCGTCGCGTCGCGGGGGCTGTTCGGCTCCTGCTTCGTGATCCTCGACGAGATCCTGCCGCGCTGGGGCGTCGAGACCGTGTTCGTCGACGGTGCCGACCTCGAGCAGTGGCGTGCCGCGCTCGCCGAGCCGACCACGGCTGTGTTCTTCGAGACGCCGAGCAACCCGATGCAGGAGCTCGTCGACATGGACGCCGTGTGCGAGCTCGCCCATGCCGCCGGCGCCCAGGTCGTCGTCGACAACGTGTTCGGGACACCGGTGTTCTCTCGGCCGCTGGAGCACGGCGCCGACATCGTGGTCTACAGCGCGACCAAGCACATCGACGGTCAGGGACGCGTGCTCGGCGGCGCGATCCTCGGCCCCAAGGACTACATCGAAGGTCCGGTCCAGAACCTCATCCGGCACACCGGGCCGTCGATGTCGGCGTTCAACGCCTGGGTCCTGGTCAAGGGCCTGGAGACGATGCGGCTGCGGGTCGAGCACCAGGCGAGCTCGGCGTTGCGGCTGGCGCAGGCGCTCGCCGACCACCCGCGGGTGGCGAAGGTCTGGTACCCGTTCCTGGAGTCCCACCCGCAGTACGAGCTCGCCCGCAAGCAGATGTCAGGCGGCGGCACGGTCGTGACGTTCGAGCTGGCGGGCGGCAAGCAGGAGGCGTTCACCGTCATGAACGCCCTCGGTGTCATCGACATCTCCAACAACCTGGGCGACGCGAAGTCGATGATCACCCACCCGGCGACGACGACGCATCGCCGGATGGGCGAGGAGGCGCGCCGCGCGGTCGGCATCACCGACGGCGTCCTGCGTGTCTCGGTCGGGCTCGAGGACGCCGAGGACCTCGCGCTCGATCTGCTCGCCGCTCTCGACCAGCTGGGCTGA
- a CDS encoding rhodanese-like domain-containing protein has protein sequence MTYAGDVSPEEAFEALRTDPSARLVDVRTQAEWAYVGVPDLTSADQQVVCVEWQRFPDGSRNETFVDEVRAAGIGDGPTYFLCRSGVRSVAAAEAVTAAGFTQAYNVLDGFEGGLDDDGHRSVAGWKVAGLPWRQG, from the coding sequence ATGACTTACGCGGGTGACGTGTCTCCTGAAGAGGCGTTCGAGGCGTTGCGGACCGATCCGTCCGCGCGCCTCGTCGATGTCCGTACGCAGGCGGAGTGGGCCTACGTCGGCGTGCCCGACCTGACGTCCGCCGACCAGCAGGTCGTGTGCGTCGAGTGGCAGCGCTTCCCTGACGGCTCTCGCAACGAGACGTTCGTCGACGAGGTGCGCGCCGCCGGCATCGGCGACGGGCCGACGTACTTCCTGTGCCGTTCGGGCGTGCGCTCGGTGGCCGCGGCCGAGGCGGTCACCGCTGCGGGGTTCACCCAGGCGTACAACGTCCTCGACGGCTTCGAGGGCGGGCTCGACGACGACGGTCACCGCAGCGTGGCCGGCTGGAAGGTGGCAGGGCTGCCGTGGCGGCAGGGATGA
- a CDS encoding bifunctional RNase H/acid phosphatase — MTGESRRLIVEADGGSRGNPGVAGYGALVRDRRTDEVLAERAAPLGKESNNVAEYSGLVAGLLAAEAIDAGAQVEVRMDSKLVIEQMAGRWKIKHPDMKRLALQAQDVVRRLVESGGDVTWTWIPREANKAADKLSNDGMDGRTIERDPWRETSGDGGAEVAQEQMLSTDEEPAAPPDTGNPTRILLVRHGVTDFTVEGRLDGRGGADPSLNARGRDQAQRVAQALAARLADTGAVTVVTSSLARAQQTGAPIAEALGMRAVVDRDWDEQSFGAWDGRTFADLAADHRDELGRLRVDESFAVEGGESHTEMAARVEQAMQRAVRAAGPGGTVVVVTHRMPVMAVLASVLGLTRERAWQLAAAPASVTGIELWRDGNVQIAFVNDTHHLRD; from the coding sequence GTGACGGGCGAGTCCCGTCGCCTGATCGTCGAGGCCGACGGCGGCTCACGCGGCAACCCCGGCGTCGCCGGCTACGGCGCGCTGGTGCGTGACCGGCGTACGGACGAGGTCCTCGCCGAGCGTGCCGCACCGCTGGGCAAGGAGAGCAACAACGTCGCCGAGTACTCCGGGCTGGTCGCCGGGCTGCTCGCCGCCGAGGCCATCGACGCCGGTGCGCAGGTCGAGGTCCGGATGGACTCCAAGCTGGTCATCGAGCAGATGGCCGGTCGCTGGAAGATCAAGCACCCCGACATGAAGCGCCTCGCGCTCCAGGCCCAGGACGTCGTACGCCGCCTGGTCGAGTCCGGGGGAGACGTCACCTGGACCTGGATCCCGCGCGAGGCCAACAAGGCGGCCGACAAGCTGTCCAACGACGGCATGGACGGGCGCACCATCGAACGCGACCCGTGGCGTGAGACCTCCGGCGACGGCGGTGCTGAGGTCGCGCAGGAGCAGATGCTCTCGACCGACGAGGAGCCGGCCGCACCACCCGACACCGGCAACCCCACGCGCATCCTGCTCGTGCGGCACGGCGTCACCGACTTCACGGTCGAGGGTCGCCTCGACGGTCGCGGGGGTGCCGACCCGTCGCTCAACGCCCGCGGTCGTGACCAGGCGCAGCGCGTGGCGCAGGCACTCGCCGCTCGGCTCGCCGACACCGGGGCGGTGACGGTGGTGACCTCCTCGCTGGCTCGCGCACAGCAGACCGGCGCCCCGATCGCCGAGGCCCTCGGCATGCGCGCGGTGGTCGACCGAGACTGGGACGAGCAGTCGTTCGGTGCGTGGGACGGGCGCACGTTCGCCGATCTCGCCGCCGATCACCGTGACGAGCTCGGTCGCCTGCGCGTCGATGAGTCCTTCGCGGTCGAGGGCGGGGAGAGCCACACCGAGATGGCCGCTCGGGTCGAGCAGGCCATGCAACGGGCGGTGCGGGCAGCGGGGCCGGGCGGCACCGTCGTCGTCGTGACCCACCGGATGCCCGTGATGGCGGTCCTGGCATCGGTGCTCGGGCTGACCCGTGAGCGCGCCTGGCAGCTCGCCGCCGCACCTGCGTCGGTCACCGGCATCGAGCTGTGGCGTGACGGCAACGTGCAGATCGCGTTCGTCAACGACACCCACCACCTGCGCGACTGA
- a CDS encoding zinc ribbon domain-containing protein, whose amino-acid sequence MLDLQKLDTRLSQLDHKLRTLPVLQELSAAQTRSTRADEDLVLARTAVDDVEREITKADQDVQLVRDRAARNSSRLEAGQGSAKELQAMQHEQQTLARRQAELEDVELAVMERAETLRADLVEKERRRTELDEQLSRLEDEHDRASREIDKEREQVEAQRAQIAPGIGDDLLALYDKIREQQGGLAAAPLVQRRCGGCQLELNAGDLARIRSAAEDEVVRCEECRRILVRTAESGL is encoded by the coding sequence TTGCTCGACCTGCAAAAGCTCGACACCCGGCTGTCGCAGCTCGACCACAAGCTGCGCACCCTGCCGGTGCTGCAGGAGCTGAGCGCCGCGCAGACCCGGTCCACCCGTGCCGACGAGGACCTGGTCCTCGCCCGCACTGCGGTCGACGACGTCGAGCGCGAGATCACCAAGGCCGACCAGGACGTCCAGCTGGTGCGCGACCGCGCCGCGCGCAACAGCTCGCGGCTGGAGGCCGGCCAGGGCAGCGCCAAGGAGCTGCAGGCGATGCAGCACGAGCAGCAGACGCTCGCCCGTCGTCAGGCCGAGCTCGAGGACGTCGAGCTCGCGGTGATGGAGCGGGCCGAGACCCTGCGCGCGGACCTCGTCGAGAAGGAGCGTCGGCGCACCGAGCTCGACGAGCAGCTCTCGCGCCTGGAGGACGAGCACGACCGCGCGTCGCGCGAGATCGACAAGGAGCGTGAGCAGGTCGAGGCGCAGCGCGCCCAGATCGCACCGGGCATCGGTGACGACCTGCTCGCGCTCTACGACAAGATCCGCGAGCAGCAGGGCGGGCTCGCGGCGGCCCCGCTGGTGCAGCGCCGTTGTGGCGGGTGCCAGCTGGAGCTCAACGCCGGTGACCTCGCGCGCATCCGCTCCGCGGCGGAGGACGAGGTCGTGCGCTGTGAGGAGTGCCGTCGGATCCTGGTCCGTACGGCCGAGTCCGGCCTGTGA
- a CDS encoding Nif3-like dinuclear metal center hexameric protein, with translation MTDSEAPSLADLIAVLDGLYPPGTAQSWDQVGLVSGDPDQPVQRIHLAVDPTLAVIEEARDAGADLLITHHPLLLRGVHSVATTSAKGASVTALVVADLALYVAHTNADVARPGVNDALAQAAGLEETVPLAERDGQSLGLVGDLPEPMSLEAFARMLAEALPPAPVGVRVSGRADGDVRRVAVLGGAGDDAFDDVRASGADVYVTADLRHHPALEAREEARGGPPYLIDAGHWATESLWLQGAADRIRAALGARADSVDLHVSTLRTDPWDFLVPSGDPAQRLGGPR, from the coding sequence GTGACCGACTCCGAAGCCCCCAGCCTCGCCGATCTGATCGCCGTCCTGGACGGTCTCTACCCGCCCGGCACGGCCCAGTCGTGGGACCAGGTCGGGCTGGTGTCGGGTGACCCCGATCAGCCCGTGCAGCGCATCCACCTGGCCGTCGACCCGACGCTGGCGGTCATCGAGGAGGCGCGCGACGCCGGTGCCGACCTGCTCATCACGCACCATCCGTTGCTGCTGCGCGGGGTGCACTCGGTCGCGACGACGTCCGCCAAGGGCGCGAGCGTCACCGCGCTCGTGGTCGCCGACCTCGCGCTCTACGTCGCCCACACCAACGCCGACGTCGCGCGCCCGGGCGTCAACGACGCTCTGGCGCAGGCGGCGGGCCTGGAGGAGACCGTCCCGCTCGCCGAGCGCGACGGTCAGTCGCTCGGCCTCGTGGGCGACCTGCCGGAGCCGATGTCGCTCGAGGCGTTCGCGCGGATGCTGGCCGAGGCCCTGCCCCCCGCACCCGTCGGCGTACGGGTCAGCGGTCGGGCGGACGGCGACGTGCGGCGCGTCGCCGTGCTCGGTGGCGCCGGTGACGACGCGTTCGACGACGTACGCGCCAGCGGGGCCGACGTCTACGTCACCGCCGACCTGCGTCACCACCCGGCGCTGGAGGCGCGCGAGGAGGCTCGTGGCGGCCCTCCGTACCTCATCGATGCCGGCCACTGGGCCACCGAGTCGCTGTGGCTGCAGGGTGCGGCCGACCGGATCCGTGCCGCGCTCGGTGCGCGGGCAGATAGCGTTGACCTTCACGTGTCCACGCTGCGCACCGATCCCTGGGACTTCCTGGTCCCGTCCGGCGACCCGGCACAACGACTTGGAGGCCCCCGCTGA
- a CDS encoding peroxiredoxin, whose amino-acid sequence MTEIGSAAPDLTLPDQYGRPTSLAELRHGRAVLVVFFPFAFSRICTGELAAIQRDLERFDNDRVTTVGVSCDPVYSLKAWAQAEGLEMPLLSDFWAHGEVARSYGVLDERAGMPVRGTFLIDEHGVVRWTLVNPPGEARDFTGFHRALDALPAGAD is encoded by the coding sequence ATGACCGAGATCGGTTCTGCCGCACCGGATCTCACCCTTCCCGACCAGTACGGCCGGCCGACCTCGCTCGCCGAGCTGCGACACGGGCGTGCCGTCCTCGTGGTGTTCTTCCCGTTCGCGTTCTCGCGCATCTGCACCGGCGAGCTCGCGGCGATCCAGCGCGACCTCGAACGCTTCGACAACGACCGGGTGACGACGGTCGGGGTCTCGTGCGACCCCGTCTACTCCCTGAAGGCGTGGGCGCAGGCCGAGGGCCTGGAGATGCCGCTCCTGTCCGACTTCTGGGCGCACGGTGAGGTCGCACGCTCGTACGGCGTCCTCGACGAGCGCGCGGGCATGCCCGTGAGAGGGACGTTCCTGATCGACGAGCACGGCGTCGTGCGCTGGACCCTGGTCAACCCGCCGGGCGAGGCACGCGACTTCACCGGGTTCCACCGGGCGCTGGACGCGCTCCCTGCCGGAGCCGACTAG
- a CDS encoding DUF3052 domain-containing protein — MNQTAGPTVAAKLGFADGLVVQELGWDDDVDETLRDQVEEVVGSSLEDEEYDGVVDAVLLWFREGDGDLIDDCVDALTNLGDKGFVVLLVPKAGHPEHVDASDIQEAAQTAGLKASSSSKAGADWIATKLVQGGTAKQR; from the coding sequence GTGAACCAGACCGCAGGCCCGACGGTGGCCGCGAAGCTGGGCTTCGCGGACGGCCTCGTCGTCCAGGAGCTCGGATGGGACGACGACGTCGACGAGACGCTCCGTGACCAGGTCGAGGAGGTCGTCGGGTCGAGCCTTGAGGACGAGGAGTACGACGGTGTCGTCGACGCCGTGCTGCTCTGGTTCCGAGAGGGAGACGGCGATCTGATCGACGACTGCGTCGACGCGCTGACCAACCTGGGCGACAAGGGTTTCGTCGTCCTGCTGGTCCCGAAGGCCGGGCATCCCGAGCACGTCGACGCGAGCGACATCCAGGAAGCCGCACAGACTGCCGGCCTGAAGGCCAGCTCGTCCTCCAAGGCCGGCGCCGACTGGATCGCCACCAAGCTCGTCCAGGGTGGCACTGCCAAGCAGCGATGA
- the aceE gene encoding pyruvate dehydrogenase (acetyl-transferring), homodimeric type, whose protein sequence is MSRKDAGPILNGIPSQLPDIDPEETQEWLDSLDGAIDEGGQARARYVMLKLLERARQRQIGVPSLTATDYINTIAPEAEPWFPGDEDVERRYRAWIRWNAAIMVHRAQRPDIGVGGHISTYASAATLYEVGFNHFFRGKDHPGGGDQVFIQGHASPGIYSRAFLEGRLSADQLDGFRQEHSHLIDGKRAGLPSYPHPRNMPDFWEFPTVSMGIGPMNAIHQAQLNRYLHHRGLKDTSQQQVWAFLGDGEMDEPESRGLLQLAANEELDNLNFVINCNLQRLDGPVRGNGKIIQELESFFRGAGWNVIKVVWGRGWDPLLAQDRDGALVHLMNDTADGDYQTFRANDGAYVREHFFGRDPRTAAMVKDWSDADIWWKLKRGGHDYRKVFAAYQAAMNHHGQPTVILAKTIKGYSLGTHFAGRNATHQMKKLALDDLKNFRDSMDIPVTDAQLEENPYLPPYYHPGQDDPAIQYLQERRRTLGGGLPSRRTTAPSLKLPADSAYGVAKKGSGKQEVASTMAFVRVLKELMRDKEFGKHVVPIIPDEARTFGIDAFFPTAKIYNPHGQHYTSVDAELMLAYKESEHGQILHLGINEAGSIAAFTAVGTSYATHGVPMVPVYVFYSMFGFQRTGDGIWAAADQMTRGFLIGATAGRTTLTGEGLQHADGHGLLLASSNPAVVAYDPAYAYEIAHIMQDGLRRMFGDDPEDVIYYLTVYNEPMVQPAEPEGVDVEGILRGMHRVSEGSFDGVGADARRVQLLASGVGVPWALEAQQLLKDDFGVVADVWSVTSWNELRREAMSCDEHNFLHPDEERRTPYVTQRLQDAPGPVVAVSDSMRAVQDQIAQWVPQEFASLGADGFGFSDTRAAARRVFHIDGPSMAVRALQMLADAGEMTADAPRQAAEKYRLLDVTAGTSGNAGGES, encoded by the coding sequence GTGTCACGCAAGGACGCAGGACCGATCCTGAACGGAATCCCCAGCCAGCTGCCGGACATCGATCCGGAGGAGACCCAGGAGTGGCTGGACTCCCTCGACGGAGCCATCGACGAGGGCGGTCAGGCGCGCGCACGCTACGTGATGCTCAAGCTGCTCGAGCGCGCCCGGCAGCGTCAGATCGGCGTCCCCTCCCTCACCGCGACCGACTACATCAACACCATCGCGCCCGAGGCCGAGCCGTGGTTCCCGGGCGACGAGGACGTCGAGCGCCGCTACCGCGCCTGGATCCGCTGGAACGCCGCGATCATGGTCCACCGCGCCCAGCGTCCCGACATCGGCGTCGGCGGCCACATCTCGACCTACGCCTCGGCCGCCACCCTCTACGAGGTCGGCTTCAACCACTTCTTCCGCGGCAAGGACCACCCCGGCGGCGGCGACCAGGTCTTCATCCAGGGGCACGCCTCGCCCGGCATCTACTCGCGTGCGTTCCTCGAGGGACGGCTCTCGGCCGACCAGCTCGACGGGTTCCGCCAGGAGCACTCACACCTGATCGACGGCAAGCGGGCCGGCCTGCCGTCGTACCCGCACCCGCGCAACATGCCCGACTTCTGGGAGTTCCCGACGGTCTCGATGGGCATCGGGCCGATGAACGCGATCCACCAGGCCCAGCTCAACCGCTACCTGCACCACCGCGGCCTCAAGGACACCAGCCAGCAGCAGGTCTGGGCGTTCCTCGGCGACGGCGAGATGGACGAGCCCGAGTCGCGCGGCCTGCTGCAGCTCGCCGCCAACGAAGAGCTGGACAACCTCAACTTCGTCATCAACTGCAACCTGCAGCGGCTGGACGGCCCGGTCCGTGGCAACGGCAAGATCATCCAGGAGCTCGAGTCGTTCTTCCGCGGCGCGGGCTGGAACGTCATCAAGGTCGTCTGGGGCCGCGGCTGGGACCCGCTGCTGGCCCAGGACCGCGACGGCGCACTCGTCCACCTCATGAACGACACGGCCGACGGCGACTACCAGACGTTCCGGGCCAACGACGGTGCGTACGTGCGAGAGCACTTCTTCGGCCGCGACCCGCGCACCGCCGCGATGGTCAAGGACTGGAGCGACGCCGACATCTGGTGGAAGCTCAAGCGCGGCGGCCACGACTACCGCAAGGTCTTCGCCGCCTACCAGGCCGCCATGAACCACCACGGCCAGCCGACGGTCATCCTCGCCAAGACCATCAAGGGCTACAGCCTCGGCACCCACTTCGCCGGTCGCAACGCCACGCACCAGATGAAGAAGCTCGCGCTGGACGACCTGAAGAACTTCCGCGACTCGATGGACATCCCGGTCACCGACGCGCAGCTGGAGGAGAACCCCTACCTGCCGCCGTACTACCACCCCGGCCAGGACGACCCGGCGATCCAGTACCTCCAGGAGAGGCGCAGGACGCTCGGCGGAGGACTGCCCAGCCGGCGTACGACGGCGCCCTCGCTCAAGCTGCCCGCCGACTCCGCGTACGGCGTGGCCAAGAAGGGCTCGGGCAAGCAGGAGGTCGCCTCGACGATGGCCTTCGTGCGGGTGCTCAAGGAGCTCATGCGCGACAAGGAGTTCGGCAAGCACGTCGTGCCGATCATCCCGGACGAGGCGCGCACGTTCGGGATCGACGCGTTCTTCCCGACCGCCAAGATCTACAACCCGCACGGCCAGCACTACACCTCGGTCGACGCCGAGCTGATGCTCGCCTACAAGGAGTCCGAGCACGGTCAGATCCTGCACCTCGGCATCAACGAGGCCGGCTCGATCGCGGCGTTCACGGCGGTCGGCACGTCCTACGCCACGCACGGCGTACCGATGGTCCCGGTCTACGTCTTCTACTCGATGTTCGGGTTCCAGCGCACGGGTGACGGCATCTGGGCCGCCGCCGACCAGATGACGCGTGGCTTCCTCATCGGCGCGACCGCCGGCCGGACGACCCTGACGGGCGAGGGCCTGCAGCACGCCGACGGTCACGGCCTGCTGCTCGCGTCCTCGAATCCCGCTGTGGTTGCTTACGATCCGGCTTACGCCTACGAGATCGCGCACATCATGCAGGACGGTCTGCGCCGCATGTTCGGCGACGACCCCGAGGACGTCATCTACTACCTGACGGTCTACAACGAGCCGATGGTCCAGCCGGCCGAGCCCGAGGGCGTCGACGTCGAGGGCATCCTGCGCGGCATGCACCGTGTCAGCGAGGGCAGCTTCGACGGCGTCGGTGCCGACGCCCGTCGAGTCCAGCTGCTCGCGTCGGGCGTGGGCGTGCCGTGGGCCCTCGAGGCACAGCAGCTGCTCAAGGACGACTTCGGCGTCGTCGCCGACGTCTGGTCGGTGACGTCCTGGAACGAGCTGCGCCGCGAGGCGATGTCGTGCGACGAGCACAACTTCCTGCACCCCGACGAGGAGCGCCGCACCCCCTACGTCACGCAGCGGCTCCAGGACGCTCCCGGTCCCGTGGTCGCCGTGTCCGACTCGATGCGCGCGGTCCAGGACCAGATCGCTCAGTGGGTGCCGCAGGAGTTCGCCTCGCTCGGCGCCGACGGCTTCGGGTTCTCCGACACCCGCGCCGCCGCACGCCGTGTCTTCCACATCGACGGACCCTCGATGGCGGTGCGCGCCCTGCAGATGCTGGCCGACGCCGGTGAGATGACGGCCGACGCCCCGCGCCAGGCGGCCGAGAAGTACCGCCTGCTCGACGTCACAGCCGGCACGTCCGGCAACGCCGGCGGCGAGTCCTGA
- a CDS encoding class I SAM-dependent methyltransferase — MTHSRTIGHDRATVRRQYSSEEPLEARRSIWRGTVDGTAPHDLALARVVEVAPADVLEIGCGTGEFAVRVAAALPDATVTATDQSERMVDLSRERGVSAEVVDATDLPYADASFDVVCAMWMLYHVPDLERTIAEVRRVLRPGGRFIAATNSERHTADLRALAGIGPARTQFSSENGEAALRAHFEHVVAHHHTARAVADHAAATAYIASFAPDAARTIEPYDGERTFTGAGTVFVAS; from the coding sequence ATGACGCACAGCCGCACGATCGGCCACGACCGCGCCACCGTCCGTCGGCAGTACTCCTCGGAGGAGCCGCTCGAGGCGCGGCGCTCGATCTGGCGAGGCACCGTCGACGGGACCGCGCCCCACGACCTTGCACTGGCTCGCGTGGTCGAGGTCGCACCGGCGGATGTGCTCGAGATCGGTTGCGGCACAGGCGAGTTCGCGGTTCGAGTGGCCGCTGCCCTGCCCGACGCAACGGTCACCGCCACCGACCAGTCGGAGCGGATGGTCGACCTCAGCCGTGAGCGAGGCGTCTCGGCCGAGGTCGTCGACGCCACCGATCTGCCCTACGCGGACGCGTCGTTCGACGTCGTCTGCGCGATGTGGATGCTCTACCACGTGCCTGACCTGGAGCGGACGATCGCTGAGGTACGCCGGGTGCTGCGTCCGGGCGGCAGGTTCATCGCAGCGACCAACAGTGAGCGCCACACCGCCGATCTGCGGGCCCTGGCCGGCATCGGTCCGGCGCGCACGCAGTTCTCCTCCGAGAACGGCGAGGCCGCCCTGCGAGCGCACTTCGAGCACGTCGTGGCCCACCACCACACGGCGCGGGCGGTGGCCGACCATGCCGCGGCGACGGCGTACATCGCCTCGTTCGCGCCCGACGCCGCCCGCACGATCGAGCCGTACGACGGCGAGCGCACCTTCACCGGCGCGGGCACGGTCTTCGTGGCCTCCTGA
- a CDS encoding glycerophosphodiester phosphodiesterase: protein MDRRTFTGIAAATVASVVAAPSAAQAATSSARSAGRPGRRPGSPLVVGHRGASGYRPEHTLASYTLAAHLGADFIEPDLVITKDGVLVCRHEPEISGTTDVAQHPEFASRRTTKSLDGVATTGWFVEDFTLAELRTLRAVERLPELRQHNTVYNGLWQIPTFEEVLQLRKELSRDLGREIGVYPETKHPTYFRAMGLPLEERLVPLVRKHGLDRAKAPIFIQSFELKNLQDLRHRLGVKAPLVFLTSAKGGPFGDGRTYAELLTRSGMATYAQDIDGLGPDQSQVISRKADGSTGTVTTLVADAHANGLSVCPYTVRAENANLPTDYRTGTNPADFGRVLAYFAALYATGIDGIFSDMPDLAVLARDLD, encoded by the coding sequence ATGGATCGTCGAACCTTCACCGGCATCGCCGCTGCTACGGTCGCGAGCGTGGTCGCCGCGCCGAGTGCAGCCCAGGCAGCAACCTCCTCCGCCCGGTCCGCGGGCCGACCCGGCCGACGGCCGGGCTCGCCTCTCGTGGTCGGCCACCGCGGAGCCTCGGGCTACCGCCCCGAGCACACGCTCGCCTCCTACACGCTGGCCGCTCACCTGGGCGCCGACTTCATCGAGCCGGACCTGGTCATCACCAAGGACGGCGTGCTCGTCTGCCGGCACGAGCCCGAGATCAGCGGCACGACCGATGTCGCCCAGCACCCCGAGTTCGCCTCGCGTCGCACGACCAAGTCGCTCGATGGCGTCGCGACGACGGGCTGGTTCGTCGAGGACTTCACCCTCGCCGAGCTGCGCACGCTGCGCGCCGTGGAGCGCCTGCCCGAGCTGCGCCAGCACAACACCGTCTACAACGGCCTCTGGCAGATCCCGACCTTCGAGGAGGTGCTGCAGCTGCGCAAGGAGCTCAGCCGCGACCTCGGCCGCGAGATCGGCGTCTACCCCGAGACCAAGCACCCGACGTACTTCCGGGCGATGGGTCTGCCCCTCGAGGAGCGGCTCGTGCCGCTCGTACGCAAGCACGGCCTCGACCGGGCCAAGGCGCCGATCTTCATCCAGTCCTTCGAGCTGAAGAACCTGCAGGACCTGCGCCACCGGCTCGGGGTCAAGGCGCCCCTCGTCTTCCTGACCTCTGCCAAGGGCGGTCCGTTCGGCGACGGACGCACGTACGCCGAGCTGCTCACGCGCTCCGGTATGGCGACCTACGCCCAGGACATCGACGGGCTCGGACCCGATCAGTCGCAGGTGATCTCGCGCAAGGCCGACGGCAGCACCGGCACCGTCACCACCCTCGTCGCCGACGCGCACGCCAACGGCCTGTCGGTCTGCCCCTACACCGTGCGTGCCGAGAACGCGAACCTCCCGACCGACTACCGCACCGGCACCAACCCCGCCGACTTCGGTCGGGTGCTCGCCTACTTCGCGGCGCTGTACGCCACGGGTATCGACGGCATCTTCAGCGACATGCCCGACCTCGCAGTCCTCGCACGCGACCTCGACTGA